A stretch of Chionomys nivalis chromosome 2, mChiNiv1.1, whole genome shotgun sequence DNA encodes these proteins:
- the LOC130868813 gene encoding pregnancy-specific glycoprotein 22-like: MGVSLVILCQEGTLWQGLLLTASLLGCCLSTTDYITIKSAQPHVASGEDVVLHVHNLPEDLLAFAWFKGATSMKHGIAVYALNKNLSATGPAHSGRETVYHNGSLLLQSVTEKDTGFYTLRTLDRHGEIVSTTTMRLYVYPFLWTCGRLDTSAQPTVESVPPSVAEGGSVLLLVHNPPENIVAFTWFKEMSVFKKLEIAQYIIDRKSTVFGPAYSGRETLHSDGSLLLYGVTQKDSGLYTLRILRTDMRSEEAQVQLQVRTSLSLCCNPLASSRFMIQAVPQYAAEEEGIVLQVHNLPQDLLAFTWYKSKNSIQDLKIVEYNRAMNSIFWGPERRRRGMVLSDGSLMFQVTEKDAGMYTLEVLNKDFKIERAYVEFYVKKSVIQPFVRISDTTVAGHRSVIFSCISPDTDVSIRWIFNNQSLPHLERMTLSPTKCGLRIDPVRREDAGEYKCEVSNRVSSKTSLPVTLDVMND; the protein is encoded by the exons ATGGGGGTGTCTTTGGTGATTCTCTGCCAAGAGGGCACACTCTGGCAGGGGCTCCTGCTCACAG CCTCACTTTTAGGCTGCTGCCTATCCACCACTGACTATATCACCATTAAATCTGCCCAACCCCATGTGGCCAGTGGAGAAGACGTCGTTCTCCATGTCCACAATCTGCCAGAGGATCTTCTAGCCTTCGCCTGGTTCAAAGGGGCAACAAGCATGAAACATGGAATTGCAGTATATGCACTGAACAAAAATTTAAGTGCGACAGGGCCTGCACATAGTGGTAGAGAGACAGTGTACCACAATGGATCCTTGCTGCTCCAAAGTGTCACCGAGAAGGACACAGGATTCTATACCCTACGAACCTTAGATAGACACGGAGAGATTGTATCAACAACAACCATGCGCCTCTATGTGTACC CTTTCCTTTGGACCTGCGGGCGCCTTGATACTTCTGCCCAGCCCACTGTTGAATCAGTGCCACCCAGCGTTGCTGAAGGGGGAAGTGTTCTTCTACTCGTTCACAATCCACCAGAGAATATTGTAGCCTTTACCTGGTTCAAAGAGATGTCTGTGTTCAAGAAACTTGAGATTGCCCAATACATAATAGACAGGAAATCAACTGTGTTTGGGCCTGCATACAGTGGCCGAGAGACGTTGCACAGTGATGGATCCCTGCTGCTTTATGGTGTCACTCAGAAAGACTCCGGATTGTACACCCTACGAATCCTGAGAACAGACATGAGAAGTGAAGAAGCACAGGTGCAGCTCCAGGTCCGCA cTTCCCTTTCTCTATGCTGCAACCCTCTCGCGTCTTCCCGATTCATGATCCAAGCAGTGCCTCAGTATGCTGCTGAAGAGGAAGGCATTGTTCTTCAAGTTCATAATCTTCCACAAGATCTGCTAGCCTTTACCTGGTACAAATCAAAGAATAGCATCCAGGACCTTAAAATTGTAGAATACAACAGAGCCATGAATTCCATCTTCTGGGGACCTGAACGCAGAAGAAGAGGGATGGTGTTGAGTGACGGATCCCTCATGTTCCAGGTCACTGAGAAAGATGCAGGAATGTACACATTAGAAGTTTTAAACAAAGATTTCAAAATTGAAAGGGCATATGTGGAATTTTATGTAAAGA AGTCTGTGATACAGCCCTTTGTGCGAATCAGTGACACCACAGTCGCAGGACATAGATCTGTGATCTTTAGCTGCATTTCACCCGACACTGATGTCTCCATCCGCTGGATCTTCAATAACCAGAGTCTGCCTCACCTAGAGAGGATGACTCTGTCCCCAACAAAGTGTGGACTCAGAATAGATCCTGTCAGGAGAGAGGATGCTGGAGAATACAAGTGTGAGGTCTCCAACAGAGTCAGTTCAAAGACCAGTCTCCCAGTCACCCTGGATGTGATGAATGATTGA